From Streptomyces qinzhouensis, one genomic window encodes:
- a CDS encoding TetR/AcrR family transcriptional regulator, whose amino-acid sequence MARRYDPDRRRRIIDAAIRVVGRDGIAGLSHRTVAAEADVPLGSTTYHFASLDELLVAALRQSNEGFGTAVLDSPVLTDPDCDLAAELARIVGRWLTEERAEVERCYELYLAALRKPALRPVAGEWIADVVGALAHRVDGETARAVAALIDGVCLEVLLTGRPYDEEYARTVLARLIGPVGGTGAAV is encoded by the coding sequence ATGGCCCGCCGCTACGATCCCGACCGCCGCCGCCGGATCATCGACGCCGCGATCCGGGTCGTCGGCCGGGACGGTATCGCCGGGCTCAGTCACCGTACGGTCGCCGCCGAAGCCGATGTGCCGCTGGGCTCCACCACGTACCATTTCGCCTCCCTCGACGAACTGCTGGTCGCCGCCCTGCGGCAGAGCAACGAGGGTTTCGGGACGGCCGTTCTGGACTCCCCGGTGCTCACCGACCCGGACTGCGATCTCGCGGCCGAACTGGCCCGGATCGTGGGCCGCTGGCTGACAGAGGAGCGGGCCGAGGTGGAGCGCTGCTACGAGCTGTATCTCGCCGCCCTGCGCAAGCCGGCCCTGCGGCCGGTGGCCGGGGAGTGGATAGCGGACGTCGTCGGCGCGCTGGCCCACCGGGTGGACGGCGAGACCGCACGGGCGGTGGCCGCGCTGATCGACGGTGTCTGTCTGGAGGTGCTGCTGACCGGCCGGCCGTACGACGAGGAGTACGCGCGCACCGTACTGGCCAGACTGATCGGCCCGGTG
- a CDS encoding DMT family transporter, with protein MGYGLLAGAIVAEVAATTAMKYSEGFTRLWPSLLTVAGYLIAFSLLAQTLKTLSVGTAYAIWAGIGTAAVAAIGMIFLNESTSVAKFAGIGLVIAGVVVLNTAGAH; from the coding sequence ATGGGATACGGACTGCTTGCCGGGGCCATCGTCGCCGAGGTCGCCGCCACCACCGCCATGAAGTACAGCGAGGGCTTCACCCGGCTCTGGCCTTCGCTGCTGACGGTCGCCGGATATCTGATCGCCTTCAGCCTGCTCGCCCAGACGCTCAAGACCCTCTCCGTCGGCACCGCCTACGCCATCTGGGCGGGCATCGGTACGGCCGCCGTCGCCGCCATCGGCATGATCTTCCTCAACGAGTCGACGAGTGTCGCCAAATTCGCCGGCATCGGGCTGGTCATCGCCGGGGTCGTGGTGCTCAATACGGCCGGTGCGCACTGA
- a CDS encoding metal-sulfur cluster assembly factor, producing MTENAGAALKPASEEEIREALYDVVDPELGIDVVNLGLIYGIHVDDTNVATLDMTLTSAACPLTDVIEDQAKSATEGLVNELKINWVWMPPWGPDKITDDGREQLRALGFNV from the coding sequence ATGACCGAGAACGCAGGGGCCGCGCTCAAGCCGGCCTCGGAGGAAGAGATCCGCGAGGCGCTGTACGACGTCGTCGACCCCGAGCTGGGCATCGACGTGGTCAACCTCGGGCTGATCTACGGCATCCACGTCGACGACACCAATGTCGCCACGCTGGACATGACGCTGACGTCGGCGGCCTGCCCGCTGACCGATGTGATCGAGGACCAGGCCAAGTCGGCGACGGAGGGCCTGGTCAACGAGCTGAAGATCAACTGGGTCTGGATGCCGCCGTGGGGTCCGGACAAGATCACGGACGACGGTCGCGAGCAGCTGCGCGCGCTGGGCTTCAACGTCTGA
- the sufU gene encoding Fe-S cluster assembly sulfur transfer protein SufU, with product MKLDSMYQDVILDHYKNPHGRGLREGDAEVHHVNPTCGDEITLRVKYDGTRIADVSYEGQGCSISQASVSVLNELLVGKELAEAQKIQETFLELMQSRGRIEPDDAMEEVLEDAVAFAGVSKYPARVKCALLGWMAWKDATAQALGEGSGATAGATERKTA from the coding sequence GTGAAGCTTGATTCGATGTACCAGGACGTCATCCTCGACCACTACAAGAACCCGCACGGCCGGGGTCTTCGCGAGGGCGACGCCGAGGTGCACCATGTCAACCCCACGTGCGGCGACGAGATCACGCTGCGGGTGAAGTACGACGGCACGCGGATCGCGGACGTCTCGTACGAGGGCCAGGGCTGTTCCATCAGCCAGGCCAGCGTTTCCGTACTGAACGAACTTCTGGTCGGCAAGGAGCTGGCCGAGGCGCAGAAGATCCAGGAGACGTTCCTGGAGCTGATGCAGTCCAGGGGCCGGATAGAGCCGGACGACGCCATGGAGGAGGTGCTGGAGGACGCGGTCGCGTTCGCCGGTGTCTCCAAGTACCCGGCCCGGGTCAAATGCGCGCTGCTCGGCTGGATGGCCTGGAAGGACGCGACCGCCCAGGCGCTGGGCGAGGGATCCGGTGCCACCGCCGGTGCCACCGAGAGGAAGACGGCATGA
- a CDS encoding cysteine desulfurase: MTFSSPGLLDTEAIRKDFPILDRVIHDGKKLVYLDSAASSQRPRQVIEAVSTYYEQHHANVHRGVHVLAEEATALYEDARTKVAEFINAPSRDEVIFTKNASESLNLVANMLGWADEPYRVDQHTEIVITEMEHHSNIVPWQLLAQRTGAKLKWFGLTDDGRLDLSNIEQIITEKTKIVSFVLVSNILGTINPVDAIVRRAQEVGALVLIDASQAAPHAPLDVQALGADFVAFTGHKMCGPTGIGVLWGRQELLEDLPPFLGGGEMIETVSMSSSTYAPAPHKFEAGTPPIAQAVGLGAAVDYLNAIGMEKIAAHEHAITEYALARLADVPDLRIIGPASAEERGAAISFTLGDIHPHDVGQVLDEQGIAVRVGHHCARPVCLRYGIPATTRASFYLYSTPAEVDALIDGLEHVRQFFG; the protein is encoded by the coding sequence GTGACGTTCTCCTCGCCGGGGCTGCTCGACACCGAGGCGATCCGCAAGGACTTCCCGATCCTCGACCGGGTGATCCACGACGGCAAGAAGCTGGTGTATCTGGACAGCGCTGCCAGCTCGCAGCGGCCGCGCCAGGTCATCGAGGCCGTCAGCACCTACTACGAGCAGCACCACGCCAATGTGCACCGTGGTGTCCATGTGCTCGCCGAAGAGGCCACCGCGCTCTACGAGGACGCCCGGACCAAGGTCGCGGAGTTCATCAACGCGCCCAGCCGCGACGAGGTGATCTTCACCAAGAACGCCTCGGAGTCGCTGAACCTCGTGGCGAACATGCTCGGCTGGGCCGATGAGCCCTACCGGGTCGACCAGCACACCGAGATCGTCATCACGGAGATGGAGCACCACTCCAACATCGTTCCGTGGCAGCTGCTGGCGCAGCGCACCGGCGCGAAGCTGAAGTGGTTCGGTCTCACCGACGACGGCCGGCTCGACCTGAGCAATATCGAGCAGATCATCACCGAGAAGACGAAGATCGTCTCCTTTGTGCTGGTCTCCAACATCCTGGGCACGATCAACCCGGTCGACGCGATCGTCCGCCGCGCCCAGGAGGTCGGCGCGCTGGTGCTGATCGACGCCTCCCAGGCCGCTCCGCACGCCCCGCTGGACGTGCAGGCCCTCGGCGCCGACTTCGTGGCCTTCACCGGCCACAAGATGTGCGGTCCGACCGGTATCGGCGTGCTGTGGGGACGCCAGGAGCTGCTGGAGGACCTCCCGCCGTTCCTCGGCGGCGGCGAGATGATCGAAACCGTCTCGATGAGCTCGTCGACCTATGCCCCGGCGCCGCACAAGTTCGAGGCCGGTACGCCTCCGATCGCCCAGGCCGTCGGCCTCGGCGCGGCGGTGGACTATCTCAACGCCATCGGCATGGAGAAGATCGCCGCTCATGAGCACGCGATCACCGAGTACGCGCTCGCGCGGCTGGCGGACGTCCCCGATCTGCGGATCATCGGACCCGCTTCGGCCGAGGAGCGCGGCGCCGCGATCTCCTTCACGCTGGGTGATATCCACCCGCACGATGTGGGCCAGGTCCTCGACGAACAGGGCATCGCGGTCCGCGTCGGCCACCACTGCGCACGGCCGGTGTGCCTGCGCTACGGAATTCCCGCGACCACCAGGGCGTCTTTCTATCTGTACTCCACGCCCGCTGAGGTCGATGCGCTGATCGACGGGCTGGAGCACGTCCGTCAGTTCTTCGGGTAG
- the sufC gene encoding Fe-S cluster assembly ATPase SufC, with the protein MATLEIRDLHVSVEAENGSREILKGVDLTVKQGETHAIMGPNGSGKSTLAYSLAGHPKYTITGGQVTLDGEDVLEMSVDERARAGLFLAMQYPVEVPGVSVSNFLRTSATAIRGEAPKLRTWVKEVRETMERLQMDPAFAERNVNEGFSGGEKKRHEILQLELLKPKIAILDETDSGLDVDALRVVSEGVNRIRESGEVGTLLITHYTRILRYIKPDHVHVFAAGRIAESGGPELADKLEAEGYEAYVKGGATT; encoded by the coding sequence ATGGCAACGCTTGAAATCCGCGATCTGCACGTCTCCGTCGAGGCCGAGAACGGCTCCCGGGAGATCCTCAAGGGCGTCGACCTGACCGTGAAGCAGGGCGAGACCCACGCCATCATGGGCCCCAACGGCTCCGGCAAGTCCACCCTCGCCTACTCGCTGGCCGGTCACCCCAAGTACACGATCACCGGCGGCCAGGTCACCCTGGACGGCGAGGACGTGCTGGAGATGTCCGTCGACGAGCGCGCCCGCGCCGGTCTCTTCCTCGCCATGCAGTATCCGGTCGAGGTTCCCGGTGTCTCCGTCTCCAACTTCCTGCGGACCTCCGCCACCGCCATCCGCGGTGAGGCGCCCAAGCTGCGCACCTGGGTCAAGGAGGTCCGGGAGACCATGGAGCGGCTCCAGATGGACCCCGCCTTCGCCGAGCGCAATGTGAACGAGGGCTTCTCCGGCGGTGAGAAGAAGCGCCACGAGATCCTCCAGCTCGAACTGCTGAAGCCGAAGATCGCCATCCTCGACGAGACCGACTCCGGCCTGGACGTCGACGCGCTGCGCGTGGTCTCCGAGGGCGTCAACCGGATCCGCGAGTCCGGCGAGGTCGGCACTCTGCTGATCACCCACTACACCCGCATCCTGCGGTACATCAAGCCCGACCACGTGCATGTCTTCGCGGCCGGCCGGATCGCCGAGTCCGGCGGTCCCGAGCTGGCGGACAAGCTGGAGGCCGAGGGCTACGAGGCGTATGTGAAGGGTGGTGCCACCACGTGA
- a CDS encoding non-heme iron oxygenase ferredoxin subunit: MSFVRACALSELEEDTPKRVELDGLPVSVVRTEGEVFAIYDICSHANVSLSEGEVEDCQIECWLHGSSFDLRTGKPSGLPATRPVPVYPVKIEGDDVLVSLTQES, from the coding sequence ATGAGCTTCGTCCGTGCCTGCGCGCTGAGCGAGCTGGAGGAGGACACCCCCAAGCGGGTGGAACTCGACGGCCTGCCGGTCTCGGTCGTCCGTACCGAGGGCGAGGTGTTCGCCATCTACGACATCTGCTCGCACGCCAATGTCTCGCTCTCCGAGGGCGAGGTGGAGGACTGCCAGATCGAATGCTGGCTGCACGGTTCCAGCTTCGACCTCCGCACCGGCAAGCCGTCCGGACTGCCCGCGACGCGCCCGGTCCCCGTATACCCCGTAAAGATCGAAGGGGACGATGTGCTCGTCTCCCTCACCCAGGAGTCCTGA
- the sufD gene encoding Fe-S cluster assembly protein SufD, protein MAEAQNIPAGSTTAGAIAVAAESTVATRMSAPPSFDVADFPVPHGREEEWRFTPLERLAGLHDGTAVASGGVKTAVEAPEGVTVESVGRDDARLGRAGKPVDRVAAQAYSSFEQATIVTVPKETVLTEPVRIAVHGEGGVAFAHQVIELGAFAEAVVVIDHSGDAVLAANVEYILGDGAKLTVVSVQDWDDKAVHVAQHDALVGRDASFKSVIVTFGGDLVRLHPRVSYAATGGEAELLGLYFTDRGQHQEHRLLVDHNAPHNKSNVVYKGALQGQDAHAVWIGDVLIRVTAEGTDTYEMNRNLVLTDGARVDSVPNLEIETGEIVGAGHASATGRFDDEQLFYLMARGIPEQDARRLVVRGFFAELVQQIGLPDVEERLITKIEEELEASVA, encoded by the coding sequence ATGGCTGAGGCTCAGAACATTCCGGCGGGTTCCACCACCGCCGGCGCGATCGCGGTGGCCGCCGAGTCGACCGTCGCCACTCGTATGAGTGCGCCCCCGTCCTTCGACGTGGCGGACTTCCCGGTGCCGCACGGCCGCGAGGAGGAGTGGCGCTTCACCCCGCTGGAGCGGCTCGCCGGACTCCACGACGGGACCGCCGTCGCCTCCGGTGGCGTGAAGACGGCCGTCGAGGCCCCCGAGGGCGTCACGGTCGAGAGCGTGGGCCGCGACGACGCCCGGCTCGGCCGGGCCGGCAAGCCCGTGGACCGGGTGGCGGCCCAGGCGTACAGCTCCTTCGAGCAGGCGACGATCGTCACCGTGCCCAAGGAGACCGTGCTCACCGAGCCGGTCCGGATCGCCGTGCACGGCGAGGGCGGGGTCGCCTTCGCCCACCAGGTGATCGAACTCGGCGCCTTCGCCGAGGCCGTCGTCGTGATCGACCACAGCGGCGACGCGGTGCTGGCCGCCAATGTCGAGTACATCCTCGGCGACGGCGCCAAGCTGACCGTGGTCTCCGTCCAGGACTGGGACGACAAGGCCGTCCACGTCGCCCAGCACGACGCGCTGGTCGGCCGGGACGCCTCCTTCAAGTCCGTGATCGTCACCTTCGGCGGCGACCTGGTCCGGCTGCACCCCCGGGTCAGCTACGCGGCCACCGGCGGCGAGGCCGAGCTGCTCGGCCTCTACTTCACCGACCGGGGCCAGCACCAGGAGCACCGCCTCCTGGTCGACCACAACGCGCCGCACAACAAGTCCAACGTGGTCTACAAGGGCGCGCTCCAGGGCCAGGACGCCCACGCGGTCTGGATCGGCGACGTCCTCATCCGGGTCACGGCCGAGGGCACCGACACCTACGAGATGAACCGGAACCTGGTTCTCACGGACGGTGCCCGGGTCGACTCCGTACCCAATCTGGAGATCGAGACCGGCGAGATCGTCGGCGCCGGCCACGCTTCGGCCACCGGCCGCTTCGACGACGAGCAGCTCTTCTATCTGATGGCCCGGGGTATCCCGGAGCAGGACGCCCGCCGGCTGGTCGTCCGCGGCTTCTTCGCCGAGCTGGTCCAGCAGATCGGGCTCCCCGATGTCGAGGAGCGCCTGATCACCAAGATCGAGGAAGAGCTGGAGGCATCGGTCGCATGA
- the sufB gene encoding Fe-S cluster assembly protein SufB translates to MTLPTETAHPELEGLGTYEFGWADSDEAGAAAKRGLSEEVVRDISAKKNEPEWMLKLRLKGLRLFDRKPMPNWGSDLSGIDFDNIKYFVRSTERQAESWEDLPEDIKNTYDRLGIPEAEKQRLVAGVAAQYESEVVYHQIREDLEEQGVLFLDTDTALKEHPELFQEYFGTVIPVGDNKFASLNTAVWSGGSFIYVPKGVHVDIPLQAYFRINTENMGQFERTLIIVDEDAYVHYVEGCTAPIYSSDSLHSAVVEIIVKKGGRCRYTTIQNWSNNVYNLVTKRAVAYEGATMEWVDGNIGSKVTMKYPAVYLMGEHAKGETLSIAFAGEGQHQDAGAKMVHMAPNTSSNIVSKSVARGGGRTSYRGLIEIGEGAPGAKSNVLCDALLVDTISRSDTYPYVDVREDDVSMGHEATVSKVSEDQLFYLMSRGMTEFEAMAMIVRGFVEPIAKELPMEYALELNRLIELQMEGSVG, encoded by the coding sequence ATGACTCTCCCCACGGAGACTGCTCACCCCGAACTGGAGGGTCTGGGCACCTACGAATTCGGCTGGGCCGACTCCGACGAGGCCGGTGCCGCGGCCAAGCGCGGCCTGTCCGAGGAGGTCGTCCGCGATATCTCGGCCAAGAAGAACGAGCCGGAGTGGATGCTGAAGCTGCGCCTCAAGGGCCTGCGGCTGTTCGACCGGAAGCCCATGCCGAACTGGGGCTCCGACCTCTCCGGCATCGACTTCGACAACATCAAGTACTTCGTCCGCTCCACCGAGCGCCAGGCCGAGTCCTGGGAAGACCTGCCCGAGGACATCAAGAACACCTACGACCGGCTCGGCATCCCGGAGGCGGAGAAGCAGCGTCTGGTCGCCGGTGTCGCCGCGCAGTACGAGTCCGAGGTGGTCTACCACCAGATCCGTGAGGACCTGGAGGAGCAGGGTGTCCTCTTCCTCGACACCGACACCGCGCTGAAGGAGCACCCCGAGCTCTTCCAGGAGTACTTCGGCACCGTCATCCCGGTCGGCGACAACAAGTTCGCGTCGCTGAACACCGCGGTCTGGTCCGGCGGCTCCTTCATCTACGTCCCCAAGGGTGTCCACGTCGACATCCCGCTCCAGGCCTACTTCCGGATCAACACCGAGAACATGGGCCAGTTCGAGCGGACGCTGATCATCGTCGACGAGGACGCGTACGTCCACTACGTCGAGGGCTGTACGGCTCCGATCTACTCCTCGGACTCGCTGCACAGCGCCGTGGTGGAGATCATCGTCAAGAAGGGCGGCCGCTGCCGCTACACGACCATCCAGAACTGGTCGAACAACGTCTACAACCTGGTGACCAAGCGCGCCGTGGCCTACGAGGGCGCGACCATGGAGTGGGTCGACGGCAACATCGGCTCCAAGGTCACCATGAAGTACCCGGCCGTCTATCTGATGGGCGAGCACGCCAAGGGCGAGACGCTCTCCATCGCCTTCGCGGGCGAGGGGCAGCACCAGGACGCCGGCGCCAAGATGGTCCACATGGCGCCCAACACCTCCTCCAACATCGTCTCCAAGTCGGTGGCGCGAGGCGGTGGCCGCACCTCCTACCGCGGTCTGATCGAGATCGGCGAGGGCGCCCCCGGCGCCAAGTCCAACGTGCTGTGCGACGCGCTGCTGGTGGACACGATCTCCCGCTCGGACACCTACCCGTACGTCGACGTCCGCGAGGACGACGTCTCCATGGGCCACGAGGCCACCGTCTCCAAGGTCTCCGAGGACCAGCTCTTCTATCTGATGAGCCGCGGCATGACCGAGTTCGAGGCGATGGCGATGATCGTGCGCGGCTTTGTCGAGCCGATCGCCAAGGAACTGCCGATGGAGTACGCGCTGGAGCTCAACCGGCTGATCGAGCTCCAGATGGAGGGCTCGGTCGGCTGA
- a CDS encoding helix-turn-helix transcriptional regulator produces the protein MKNVGEAPREELATGARSDHSTRNRVARSLLDHGPSTVADLAGRLGLTQAAVRRHLDALVAEKVVEAREKRVYGARTRGRPAKIFALTDCGRDAFDHAYDEIAVDALRWIERHAGGEAVTAFARDRLGSQADTYREAVAAAPPGERTEALAKALSADGYAAVARSAPGAQQGEQLCQHHCPVAHVAERYPQLCEAETEFFSELLGTHVQRLATIAHGDGVCTTFIPRGAAAPAAPPPQTPTTTSSASASTAGRNPA, from the coding sequence GTGAAAAACGTTGGCGAGGCTCCCCGGGAGGAACTCGCGACCGGAGCGCGGTCGGATCACTCGACGCGCAACCGGGTCGCGCGGTCCCTTCTGGACCACGGTCCGTCCACCGTGGCGGATCTCGCGGGCCGCCTCGGCCTCACCCAGGCCGCGGTCCGCCGCCACCTCGACGCGCTCGTCGCGGAGAAGGTGGTCGAGGCCCGGGAGAAGCGGGTGTACGGCGCCCGCACCCGCGGCCGTCCCGCCAAGATCTTCGCCCTGACCGACTGCGGCCGGGACGCCTTCGACCACGCCTACGACGAGATCGCCGTGGACGCCCTGCGCTGGATCGAACGGCATGCGGGAGGGGAGGCGGTCACCGCCTTCGCCCGCGACCGGCTCGGCAGCCAGGCCGACACCTACCGCGAGGCCGTCGCCGCGGCCCCGCCGGGCGAGCGCACCGAGGCACTGGCGAAAGCGCTCAGCGCCGACGGGTACGCTGCTGTGGCGCGCAGCGCGCCGGGCGCCCAGCAGGGCGAGCAGCTCTGTCAGCACCACTGCCCGGTCGCCCATGTCGCCGAGCGGTACCCGCAGCTCTGCGAGGCGGAGACCGAGTTCTTCTCCGAGCTCCTCGGGACCCATGTGCAGCGTCTGGCCACCATCGCCCACGGCGACGGTGTGTGCACGACGTTCATCCCGCGGGGTGCCGCCGCACCGGCGGCACCGCCCCCGCAGACACCCACCACCACATCATCAGCATCCGCAAGTACGGCCGGGAGGAACCCCGCATGA
- a CDS encoding ABC transporter ATP-binding protein has product MQSEPAVRIRGLVKRYGSKAAVNGLDLTVPRGTVTAVLGPNGAGKTTTIEICEGYRRPDAGTVRVLGLDPVADAAKLRPRVGVMLQSGGVYSGARAVEMLRHMAKLHADPLDVGFLVERLGLGDCGRTTYRRLSGGQQQRLSLAMAVVGRPELVFLDEPTAGLDPQARRATWDLVRELRSDGVTAVLTTHFMDEAEQLADDVAVVDGGRVIAQGSPEQLCRGGAENTLRFTGRPGLDVGSLLKALPDGTEAAEPLPGTYRITGDVGPQLLATVASWCAQHGVMPDGISVERRTLEDVFLELTGKELR; this is encoded by the coding sequence ATGCAGAGCGAGCCCGCCGTCCGGATCCGGGGCCTGGTCAAACGGTATGGATCCAAGGCGGCCGTGAACGGCCTCGACCTGACGGTCCCCCGGGGGACCGTCACCGCCGTCCTCGGCCCCAACGGAGCCGGTAAGACCACCACCATCGAGATCTGCGAGGGCTACCGCCGTCCCGACGCGGGCACGGTCCGCGTCCTCGGCCTCGATCCCGTCGCCGACGCCGCGAAGCTGCGCCCCCGGGTCGGGGTGATGCTCCAGTCCGGCGGCGTCTACTCCGGCGCCCGCGCCGTGGAGATGCTCCGCCATATGGCGAAGCTGCACGCCGACCCGCTGGACGTCGGCTTCCTGGTCGAACGGCTCGGCCTCGGCGACTGCGGCCGCACCACCTACCGGCGGCTCTCCGGCGGACAGCAGCAGCGGCTCTCGCTCGCGATGGCCGTCGTCGGCCGCCCCGAGCTGGTCTTCCTCGACGAGCCCACCGCCGGGCTCGACCCCCAGGCCCGCCGCGCCACCTGGGATCTGGTCCGCGAACTGCGCTCCGACGGGGTCACCGCCGTCCTCACCACCCACTTCATGGACGAGGCCGAGCAGCTGGCCGACGATGTCGCCGTCGTCGACGGCGGCCGGGTGATCGCCCAGGGCAGCCCCGAGCAGCTGTGCCGCGGCGGTGCGGAGAACACCCTCCGCTTCACCGGCCGGCCCGGGCTCGACGTCGGCTCCCTGCTCAAGGCCCTCCCCGACGGCACCGAGGCGGCCGAACCCCTCCCGGGCACCTACCGGATAACCGGCGACGTCGGTCCCCAGCTGCTGGCCACCGTCGCCTCCTGGTGCGCCCAGCACGGCGTGATGCCGGACGGCATCTCGGTGGAGCGCCGCACCCTGGAGGACGTCTTCCTGGAGCTGACCGGCAAGGAGCTGCGCTGA
- a CDS encoding ABC transporter permease — protein MSTGTYTPRPGAAPLGRMIATQTAFETRMLLRNGEQLLLTLVIPSLLLVLFSTVDIVDTGSEEPVDFLAPGVLALAVMSTAFTGQAIATGFERRYGVLKRLGASPLPRWALMCAKTLSVLATQVLQITLLTGIALGLGWSPRGGVTGFAAVLLLLALGTAAFSGLGLLMAGTLRAEATLAAANLVFLLLLVGGGVIVPLDRFPDGAADVLGLLPISALSDGLRDVLTDGASVPWPALGTLAVWAALGLGAAARFFRWE, from the coding sequence ATGAGCACCGGTACGTACACCCCGCGCCCCGGCGCCGCACCGCTCGGGCGGATGATCGCGACCCAGACCGCGTTCGAGACCCGGATGCTGCTGCGCAACGGCGAGCAGCTGCTGCTCACCCTGGTCATCCCGTCCCTGCTGCTGGTCCTCTTCTCCACCGTCGACATCGTCGACACCGGCAGCGAGGAGCCCGTCGACTTCCTGGCGCCCGGGGTCCTCGCGCTCGCCGTGATGTCGACCGCGTTCACCGGGCAGGCCATCGCCACCGGTTTCGAGCGCCGGTACGGGGTCCTCAAGCGCCTGGGGGCGTCCCCGCTCCCCCGCTGGGCGCTGATGTGCGCGAAGACCCTCTCGGTGCTGGCCACGCAGGTCCTCCAGATCACCCTGCTGACGGGTATCGCGCTGGGCCTGGGCTGGTCGCCCCGGGGAGGTGTCACCGGGTTCGCGGCCGTGCTGCTGCTCCTGGCGCTGGGCACCGCGGCGTTCAGCGGCCTCGGTCTGCTGATGGCGGGCACCCTGCGGGCGGAGGCCACCCTGGCGGCGGCCAATCTGGTCTTTCTGCTGCTCCTGGTCGGCGGCGGGGTGATCGTCCCGCTGGACCGCTTCCCGGACGGCGCGGCGGACGTCCTCGGACTGCTCCCGATCTCCGCGCTCTCCGACGGACTGCGCGACGTCCTCACCGACGGCGCCTCCGTTCCCTGGCCCGCCCTGGGCACCCTCGCGGTCTGGGCGGCCCTCGGTCTGGGCGCGGCGGCCCGCTTCTTCCGCTGGGAGTGA
- a CDS encoding COX15/CtaA family protein: MEPVQTPLDRIAQRWTPAPGIVRRAALSAVVMTVVIIVTGGAVRLTGSGLGCDTWPKCTDDSLFATPEQGLHGAIEFGNRMLTYVLSAAVGWAIIAARSAKPRRRSLTRLGWAQFWIVASNAVVGGITVWTGLNPWTVAGHFILANALLTTAVLTWHRAGEGDGERRPRVPLPVRRLSWAIVITAGLAIVLGTAVTGAGKHAGDSSDVERMPWDWVNAAHLHAVSAWVICALALAMWLVLRVVDAPGDTRARARDLLIVLLLQGGIGYLQYFTGVPEILVGVHMLGSSLMWIAVVRLALSMRERPAEPATAIPAQQDAVLSRA; encoded by the coding sequence ATGGAGCCCGTGCAGACTCCCCTCGACCGCATCGCCCAGCGCTGGACACCCGCCCCGGGAATCGTCCGGCGGGCCGCACTCTCCGCCGTCGTGATGACCGTCGTCATCATCGTCACCGGAGGAGCGGTCCGGCTCACCGGATCGGGCCTGGGCTGCGACACCTGGCCCAAGTGCACCGACGACAGTCTCTTCGCCACGCCCGAGCAAGGGCTGCACGGGGCGATCGAGTTCGGCAACCGGATGCTGACGTACGTCCTGTCCGCGGCCGTCGGCTGGGCCATCATCGCGGCCCGCTCGGCCAAGCCGAGACGCCGTTCGCTCACCCGGCTCGGCTGGGCGCAGTTCTGGATCGTGGCGAGCAATGCCGTCGTCGGGGGCATCACGGTCTGGACGGGGCTGAACCCCTGGACCGTCGCCGGACACTTCATCCTCGCCAACGCGCTGCTCACCACCGCCGTTCTGACCTGGCACCGGGCCGGCGAGGGCGACGGCGAACGCCGCCCCCGGGTACCGCTGCCGGTCCGCAGGCTGTCCTGGGCGATCGTGATCACCGCCGGGCTCGCCATCGTGCTGGGAACGGCGGTCACCGGCGCCGGTAAGCACGCGGGCGACAGCAGCGATGTCGAGCGGATGCCGTGGGACTGGGTCAACGCGGCGCATCTGCACGCGGTCTCCGCATGGGTGATCTGTGCGCTCGCGCTGGCGATGTGGCTGGTTCTGCGGGTGGTGGACGCCCCGGGCGACACCCGGGCCCGGGCCCGCGATCTGCTGATCGTGCTGCTGCTCCAGGGCGGGATCGGCTATCTCCAGTACTTCACCGGGGTTCCGGAGATCCTCGTCGGCGTGCACATGCTGGGCTCGTCCCTGATGTGGATCGCGGTGGTACGGCTGGCGCTGAGCATGCGCGAGCGGCCCGCGGAGCCCGCCACCGCGATCCCCGCACAGCAGGACGCGGTCCTCAGCCGGGCCTGA